In Leguminivora glycinivorella isolate SPB_JAAS2020 chromosome 19, LegGlyc_1.1, whole genome shotgun sequence, a single genomic region encodes these proteins:
- the LOC125236322 gene encoding venom serine carboxypeptidase-like → MSFTIFWSWQAIVLHILLQYTVGIRVTNHTADDPGEPLFLTPYVERGDIATAKKLARVTLNNLEVESYAGFFTVNKTYNSNQFFWYFSSKSLDKHKAPVLLWLQGGPGKSSLKGLFLENGPITVKNGEFQSREYHWALNHHVIYIDNPVGVGFSFTKNQKGYCTDETQIGAQLYSTLTQFFQLFPDLQQNDFFITGESYAGKYVPALAYTILKRNSNGKTNINLKGLVIGGPWINPDSQRHFAPSKRCFTPAWLFTDNEAIQAQRRYVDNEFASVVTRSAVRKAIHVGNLSYCEMNWTVNRKYMGVDFCQSIAPWLAEILEHYPVTLYGGNKDDKVPYIGIVDFLRNHFNFTGADEYRSAVQYCWRVESELAGCVRRAHMLTEIYVLNATHYVPRDQPKRAWDMITRITHGVGFDQKEVCTAQSKKWRNVPLIKSSYSN, encoded by the coding sequence ATGAGTTTCACAATCTTTTGGTCGTGGCAAGCAATAGTGTTGCATATTCTCCTGCAATACACCGTGGGGATACGTGTAACTAACCACACAGCTGATGACCCCGGAGAGCCCTTGTTTCTAACACCGTACGTCGAAAGAGGCGACATCGCTACAGCCAAAAAGTTAGCGCGAGTGACCCTGAACAACTTGGAAGTCGAGAGCTATGCGGGTTTCTTCACAGTCAATAAGACATACAACTCTAACCAGTTCTTTTGGTATTTCTCCAGCAAGTCATTGGATAAACATAAGGCTCCGGTGCTTCTGTGGCTGCAGGGTGGGCCAGGCAAGTCTTCCTTAAAAGGTTTATTTCTTGAAAATGGCCCAATCACAGTTAAAAATGGGGAATTCCAGTCCAGAGAATACCATTGGGCACTGAATCACCACGTGATATATATTGACAATCCAGTCGGCGTTGGATTTAGCTTCACCAAAAACCAGAAAGGATACTGTACGGATGAAACGCAGATTGGCGCGCAACTCTACTCCACCCTAACACAGTTCTTTCAACTTTTTCCAGATCTTCAGCAAAACGACTTTTTCATCACTGGAGAGTCTTACGCTGGAAAATACGTGCCGGCTCTCGCTTatactatccttaagaggaacTCTAATGGGAAAACTAATATAAACCTTAAAGGACTCGTTATTGGTGGACCTTGGATAAATCCTGATAGTCAGAGACATTTTGCACCCTCTAAGAGATGTTTCACACCTGCATGGCTGTTTACTGATAATGAGGCAATCCAAGCTCAGCGTCGTTATGTGGATAATGAATTTGCATCAGTGGTGACCAGGAGCGCTGTCCGGAAAGCAATCCACGTCGGAAACTTATCATATTGTGAAATGAACTGGACAGTGAACAGGAAGTATATGGGAGTAGATTTTTGTCAATCTATAGCACCCTGGCTTGCGGAGATACTAGAGCATTATCCGGTAACGCTTTACGGTGGTAACAAAGATGATAAAGTGCCATATATTGGGATTGTTGACTTTTTGAGGAATCATTTTAATTTCACGGGTGCTGATGAGTACAGGAGTGCTGTTCAGTATTGTTGGCGGGTGGAGAGTGAGCTGGCGGGGTGCGTGCGGCGCGCGCACATGCTTACTGAGATCTACGTGTTGAATGCCACGCATTATGTGCCCAGAGATCAGCCTAAACGAGCATGGGACATGATCACGAGAATCACGCACGGAGTAGGCTTTGATCAGAAAGAAGTATGCACAGCTCAGTCCAAAAAATGGCGTAATGTACCACTTATAAAGAGTTCTTACAGTAACTAA